A window of the Polaribacter batillariae genome harbors these coding sequences:
- a CDS encoding DUF1287 domain-containing protein encodes MKKNFSILFLFLSINIAFAQVDEDKLSNAALELIKDKVVYDPNYFAIDYPNGDVPKGKGVCTDVVIRAYRKLGIDLQKEVHEDMKKNFKMYPKIWGLKQTDKNIDHRRVPNLMTFFSRKGIVKVNSKNPKDYLPGDIVCWNLGGAITHIGIVVNKKSSDNKRYMIVHNIGAGQVLQDCLFDFKIIGHYRYRS; translated from the coding sequence ATGAAAAAAAATTTCTCAATACTTTTTTTATTTTTATCAATAAATATTGCTTTCGCACAAGTTGATGAAGACAAATTATCAAATGCTGCCTTAGAATTAATAAAAGACAAAGTGGTTTACGACCCCAATTATTTTGCGATTGATTATCCTAATGGAGATGTGCCAAAAGGAAAAGGAGTTTGTACAGATGTTGTTATTAGAGCTTATAGAAAACTAGGCATCGATTTGCAAAAAGAGGTTCATGAAGACATGAAAAAAAACTTTAAAATGTATCCTAAAATTTGGGGTTTAAAACAAACAGATAAAAATATCGACCACAGAAGAGTGCCTAATTTAATGACTTTCTTCTCGCGAAAAGGAATCGTAAAAGTGAATTCTAAAAATCCAAAAGACTATCTTCCTGGAGATATTGTTTGTTGGAATTTAGGAGGTGCAATTACTCATATTGGAATCGTTGTTAATAAAAAATCTAGCGATAATAAACGTTATATGATTGTTCATAATATTGGTGCAGGTCAGGTTTTACAAGATTGTTTGTTCGATTTTAAAATAATTGGGCATTATCGATATAGAAGTTAG
- a CDS encoding HD domain-containing protein, with the protein MKKKTPNKLKILNDPIYGFIQIPNSLIFDIIEHPYFQRLRRITQMGFSNLVYPGANHTRFHHAIGCMHLMQKAIRVLRFKQVAISKEEENALCIAILLHDIGHGAFSHALEHSIVSEISHEEISLKFMKKLNEEFEGKLTLAIEIFEGKNARKFLCQLISSQLDIDRLDYLKRDSFYTGVTEGNISSDRLIAMMNVKNDELVIEKKGIYSVEKFLIARRLMYWQVYLHKTGLVAENMLVNVLKRAKELAENGVELFASSALRYFLYHQIDASNFTEETLEMFSKLDDYDVLSAIKEWANHNDKILSLLAKMIVDRSLLRIEIQKDPFNDVYLEKKQQKATKKLGISKEETRFFVFTQQIRNQAYNLKKPVLILNKKGKLKDIAKASDQLNLQALTKPVIKHFICYPK; encoded by the coding sequence TTGAAGAAAAAAACACCCAACAAGCTTAAAATATTAAACGATCCTATTTACGGGTTTATACAAATACCAAACTCACTAATTTTCGATATTATAGAGCATCCATATTTTCAACGTTTGCGTAGAATTACACAAATGGGGTTTTCTAACTTGGTATATCCTGGTGCCAATCATACCCGGTTTCATCATGCCATTGGTTGTATGCATTTAATGCAAAAAGCAATTCGTGTTTTGCGATTTAAACAAGTTGCCATTTCTAAAGAAGAAGAAAATGCATTGTGTATTGCCATTTTGTTGCACGACATTGGTCATGGTGCTTTTTCACATGCGCTAGAACACAGTATTGTAAGCGAAATTTCTCATGAAGAAATCTCACTAAAATTTATGAAGAAATTAAATGAAGAATTCGAGGGAAAATTAACACTAGCCATAGAAATTTTCGAAGGTAAAAATGCAAGAAAATTTTTATGTCAGTTAATTTCTAGTCAGTTAGATATAGATAGGTTAGATTATTTAAAAAGAGATAGTTTTTACACAGGTGTTACAGAAGGCAATATTTCATCAGATCGTTTAATTGCCATGATGAATGTTAAAAACGACGAATTGGTCATCGAGAAAAAAGGAATTTATTCCGTCGAAAAATTCTTAATTGCACGAAGATTAATGTATTGGCAAGTATATTTACACAAAACCGGTTTGGTCGCAGAAAACATGTTGGTAAACGTTTTAAAAAGAGCCAAAGAATTGGCAGAAAATGGGGTAGAATTGTTTGCAAGTTCTGCACTTCGTTATTTTTTATACCATCAAATCGATGCTAGTAATTTTACCGAAGAAACTTTAGAAATGTTTTCTAAGTTAGATGATTACGATGTTTTATCGGCCATAAAAGAGTGGGCAAATCACAATGATAAAATTTTATCGCTTTTAGCAAAAATGATTGTCGATAGAAGCCTATTGCGAATAGAAATTCAAAAAGACCCTTTTAATGATGTTTATCTAGAAAAAAAGCAACAAAAAGCGACTAAGAAACTGGGCATTTCTAAAGAAGAAACTCGTTTTTTTGTTTTTACTCAACAAATTAGAAACCAAGCCTACAATTTAAAAAAACCTGTTTTAATTTTAAATAAAAAAGGAAAATTAAAAGACATTGCAAAAGCATCTGATCAATTAAATTTACAAGCATTAACAAAGCCAGTAATCAAACACTTTATTTGTTATCCAAAATAA
- a CDS encoding universal stress protein, whose product MQKIHKILIGIAFSPNLKANLFEAVRMANMFNAALVGVHVGKKTPEKEQNIKDLLLEVDALKKPLKTIWQEGKPVDVILKTTTKEKIDLLILGAIQQENLLRYYVGSIARKITRKASCAVLLLIKPSVERIPCKHIIVNGLRDKKTEETIKTSIYFSKNLHCRKLTIVEEISQAELHVKVSDDKTLRKSTIVKERIKSREDFRVKNILKEVDCEGMDIKTQSIFGKRGYSIGHYARVKRADLLVMNAPSKTRVFDRIFPHDIEYILSELPTDVLIVK is encoded by the coding sequence TTGCAAAAAATTCATAAAATTTTAATCGGTATTGCATTTTCGCCGAATTTAAAAGCAAATCTTTTTGAAGCCGTAAGAATGGCAAATATGTTTAACGCAGCATTAGTAGGTGTTCATGTGGGTAAAAAAACACCTGAAAAAGAACAAAACATTAAAGATTTATTATTAGAGGTAGATGCGCTAAAAAAACCATTAAAAACAATTTGGCAAGAAGGAAAACCGGTTGATGTAATTTTAAAAACGACAACAAAAGAAAAAATAGACTTGCTAATTTTAGGAGCTATTCAGCAAGAAAATTTACTGAGATATTACGTAGGTTCTATAGCTAGAAAAATAACAAGAAAGGCATCTTGTGCTGTTTTATTATTAATTAAGCCCTCTGTAGAGAGAATACCATGTAAACACATAATAGTAAATGGGTTGCGTGATAAAAAAACAGAAGAAACCATTAAAACCTCTATCTACTTTTCGAAAAATTTACACTGTAGAAAACTAACGATTGTCGAAGAAATTAGTCAGGCAGAATTGCATGTAAAAGTAAGTGACGATAAGACCTTAAGAAAATCTACAATCGTAAAAGAACGTATAAAATCGAGAGAAGATTTTCGTGTAAAAAACATTTTAAAAGAAGTAGATTGTGAAGGAATGGATATAAAAACTCAAAGTATTTTTGGAAAAAGAGGCTATTCTATTGGGCATTATGCACGAGTAAAAAGAGCCGATTTATTAGTAATGAATGCACCTTCTAAAACAAGAGTTTTCGATCGAATTTTTCCACACGATATCGAATACATTTTATCGGAATTGCCAACCGATGTTTTAATTGTAAAATAA
- the msrA gene encoding peptide-methionine (S)-S-oxide reductase MsrA, protein MKMIKPFLIFTCTLLLISCFGFSSKKQNNSQTAYVPQENTKVAYFASGCFWCVEAIFESVNGVEEAVSGYAGGNTLNPTYEKIGTGKTGHAETVAVYYNPKKVSFETLVKVFFGSHDPTTVNGQHPDYGTQYRSIAFYKTAQEKQTIEKILKTLNNKVYNGKIATEVTKLKRFYRAEDYHQDFEKRNPNQSYVKAVSIPRLNRFKKKFPELLKKESR, encoded by the coding sequence ATGAAGATGATAAAACCCTTTTTAATATTTACTTGTACATTGTTATTAATTTCTTGTTTTGGTTTTTCTAGTAAAAAACAAAATAATTCACAAACTGCGTATGTTCCGCAAGAAAATACCAAAGTAGCTTATTTTGCCAGTGGTTGTTTTTGGTGTGTAGAAGCCATTTTCGAAAGTGTAAATGGAGTAGAAGAAGCTGTTTCGGGGTATGCTGGTGGAAATACTTTAAACCCAACTTACGAGAAAATAGGAACAGGAAAAACAGGCCATGCAGAAACAGTTGCAGTGTATTACAATCCTAAAAAAGTAAGTTTTGAAACTTTGGTAAAGGTGTTTTTTGGTTCACATGATCCTACAACTGTAAATGGACAGCACCCAGATTATGGCACACAATATCGCTCGATTGCTTTTTATAAAACAGCACAAGAAAAACAAACAATCGAAAAAATTTTAAAAACTTTAAATAACAAGGTTTATAATGGGAAAATTGCAACAGAAGTTACCAAGTTAAAACGGTTTTACAGGGCAGAAGATTACCATCAAGACTTTGAAAAAAGAAATCCAAACCAGAGTTATGTAAAAGCGGTTTCTATACCAAGATTGAATCGTTTTAAAAAGAAATTCCCAGAATTACTCAAGAAAGAAAGTCGCTAA
- a CDS encoding bifunctional response regulator/alkaline phosphatase family protein, protein MSNIQILWVDDEIELLKPHILFLERKDYKVITCTNGADAIDLVTENNFDIVFLDENMPGLTGLETLSEIKQKQANLPVVMITKSEEEYIMEEAIGSKIADYLIKPVNPSQILLSLKKNLDNSRLVSEKTTSNYQQEFRKISMDLNMVNSYEDWIELYKKLIHWELELENISDSAMLGILESQKQEANSQFFKFIKKNYKDFLTAHDKPTFSHTLFKDYVVPELKKDQGVLWVVIDNLRYDQYRILEPLINNHYKKDEEYTYFSILPTATQYARNAIFSGLMPSEMEKRHSNYWKNDTDEGGMNLFENEFLTAQIKRLGLDIQHQYYKISSLKDGKELADNYNGTKQNDLTAVVYNFVDILSHSKTEMEVIKELAGDDKAYRSLTLSWFKNSPLFEIIQKAQSLGQKLIITTDHGTINCKHPTKVIGDKNISSNLRYKTGRSLSYEEKDVYAVKNPKDIFLPTVSMNSPFIFAKEDLFFAYPNNFNHFVKYYKNTYQHGGVSLEEMIIPCAIYSPK, encoded by the coding sequence ATGAGCAACATACAAATTTTATGGGTTGATGATGAAATTGAATTATTAAAACCACACATTCTTTTTTTAGAACGTAAAGATTACAAAGTTATAACCTGTACAAATGGTGCTGATGCTATAGATTTGGTTACCGAAAATAATTTTGACATTGTTTTTTTGGATGAAAACATGCCTGGTTTAACGGGTTTAGAAACACTTTCGGAAATTAAACAGAAACAAGCCAATTTGCCAGTGGTAATGATTACTAAGAGTGAAGAAGAATATATTATGGAGGAAGCAATTGGCTCTAAAATTGCCGATTATTTGATAAAACCTGTAAATCCGAGTCAGATTTTGTTGAGTTTGAAGAAAAATTTAGACAATTCGCGCCTCGTTTCAGAAAAAACAACTTCTAATTATCAGCAAGAATTTAGAAAAATTTCTATGGATTTAAACATGGTAAATTCGTATGAAGATTGGATTGAACTTTATAAAAAATTAATTCACTGGGAATTAGAACTAGAAAATATTAGCGACTCTGCGATGTTAGGTATTTTAGAAAGCCAAAAACAAGAAGCCAATTCGCAGTTTTTTAAATTTATTAAAAAAAATTACAAAGATTTTTTAACAGCTCACGATAAACCAACATTTTCTCATACTTTGTTTAAAGACTATGTGGTTCCTGAATTAAAAAAAGACCAAGGTGTTTTATGGGTGGTGATTGACAATTTGCGTTACGACCAATACCGAATTTTAGAACCTTTAATTAACAACCATTATAAAAAAGACGAAGAATATACATATTTTTCTATTTTACCAACTGCCACACAATATGCAAGAAATGCCATTTTTTCTGGTTTAATGCCTTCCGAAATGGAAAAAAGACATTCTAATTATTGGAAAAATGATACAGATGAAGGTGGAATGAACTTGTTTGAGAATGAGTTTTTAACTGCACAAATTAAACGTTTAGGCTTAGATATTCAGCACCAATATTATAAAATTTCTTCATTAAAAGATGGAAAAGAATTGGCAGATAATTATAATGGCACCAAACAAAACGATTTAACAGCAGTTGTTTATAATTTTGTAGATATTCTTTCGCACTCTAAAACAGAAATGGAGGTAATTAAAGAATTAGCTGGCGATGATAAAGCGTATAGAAGCCTAACTTTGAGTTGGTTTAAAAATTCTCCTCTGTTCGAAATCATTCAAAAAGCGCAAAGTTTAGGTCAAAAATTAATTATTACAACCGACCACGGAACCATCAATTGTAAGCACCCAACAAAGGTTATTGGCGATAAAAACATTAGTTCTAATTTGCGTTACAAAACGGGTAGAAGTCTTTCTTACGAAGAGAAAGATGTATATGCAGTAAAAAATCCAAAAGACATTTTTTTACCAACGGTGTCTATGAATAGTCCGTTTATTTTTGCCAAAGAAGATTTGTTTTTCGCATACCCTAATAACTTTAATCATTTTGTAAAGTATTATAAAAACACATATCAGCATGGAGGTGTTTCTTTGGAAGAAATGATAATACCTTGTGCGATTTATAGTCCGAAATAA
- the dnaX gene encoding DNA polymerase III subunit gamma/tau has translation MEHFIVSARKYRPQNFEDVVGQQAITNTLDNAIKNNHLAQALLFTGPRGVGKTSCARILAKKINQQDVELSEDEDFAFNIFELDAASNNSVDDIRSLTDQVRIPPQTGKYKVYIIDEVHMLSQAAFNAFLKTLEEPPAHAIFILATTEKHKIIPTILSRCQIFDFKRIGVLDAKNYLKTICEKENITAEDDALHIIAQKADGAMRDALSIFDRVVSFSGKNLTREAVTQNLNVLDYETYFSMTNLLLENKIPDVLNAFNTVLGKGFEGHHFINGLASHFRDLLVAKDKATLKLLEVGDAAKKKYLKQAEKASIPFLMQAIHKANNCDLNYRASKNQRLLVELTLMQIASITFDGEKKKSANYIIPATFFQSLSPTKKTTVTPVEKKIETVKITPIVEEKKSTTTQPLLSFAKKRSSSLSLKSIHEKKEKKKTVVEENFDNYPKDIFTENQLQILWKEYIVLLQKKGERSMASIVGTDVPKLNDNFKISFTVPNKLMQDQFLKGRPKLLKFLREKLNNYGIDIATVLNETVEKKFAYTPQEKYHKLKQKNPLLDKLRQTFELDL, from the coding sequence ATGGAGCACTTTATAGTATCAGCACGTAAATACCGTCCTCAAAATTTCGAAGATGTTGTTGGGCAACAAGCCATTACAAACACGTTAGACAATGCTATAAAAAACAATCATTTAGCCCAGGCTTTGTTATTTACGGGACCAAGAGGAGTTGGTAAAACTTCTTGTGCAAGAATTTTGGCGAAAAAAATAAATCAGCAAGATGTAGAATTATCGGAAGACGAAGATTTTGCATTTAATATTTTTGAATTGGATGCAGCTTCTAATAACTCTGTAGATGACATTAGAAGTTTAACAGATCAGGTTCGCATTCCACCACAAACCGGAAAATACAAGGTTTATATTATTGATGAAGTACACATGTTGTCGCAAGCAGCATTTAATGCTTTTTTAAAAACGTTAGAAGAACCGCCTGCACATGCTATTTTTATTTTAGCAACTACAGAAAAACACAAGATTATTCCTACGATTTTATCTCGCTGTCAAATTTTCGACTTTAAACGAATTGGTGTTTTAGACGCTAAAAACTACTTAAAAACCATTTGCGAGAAAGAAAATATAACTGCAGAAGACGATGCTTTGCATATTATCGCGCAAAAAGCAGATGGTGCAATGCGCGATGCTTTATCGATTTTTGATAGAGTTGTTAGTTTTTCAGGAAAAAATTTAACGCGCGAAGCTGTTACACAAAACTTAAATGTATTAGATTACGAAACGTATTTTAGTATGACAAATTTGTTGCTCGAAAATAAAATTCCAGATGTTTTAAATGCTTTTAATACGGTTTTAGGAAAAGGTTTTGAAGGGCATCATTTTATAAACGGTTTGGCAAGTCATTTTAGAGATTTGTTAGTTGCCAAAGACAAAGCTACTTTAAAATTGTTAGAAGTCGGAGACGCTGCTAAAAAGAAATATTTAAAGCAAGCAGAAAAAGCCAGCATTCCATTTTTAATGCAGGCGATTCACAAGGCAAATAATTGCGATTTAAATTACAGAGCGAGTAAAAACCAACGTTTGTTGGTAGAGTTAACACTTATGCAAATTGCCTCCATCACGTTTGATGGAGAAAAAAAAAAGTCAGCTAACTACATAATTCCTGCTACTTTTTTTCAATCACTTTCTCCTACAAAAAAAACAACTGTAACACCAGTTGAAAAGAAAATTGAAACGGTTAAAATTACCCCTATTGTTGAAGAAAAAAAATCAACAACAACCCAACCTCTTTTAAGCTTTGCTAAAAAGCGTTCTTCTTCTCTTTCGTTAAAAAGTATTCACGAGAAAAAAGAAAAGAAAAAAACGGTTGTTGAAGAAAATTTCGACAATTATCCGAAAGATATTTTTACAGAAAATCAATTGCAAATACTTTGGAAAGAATATATAGTACTTCTTCAGAAAAAAGGAGAAAGAAGTATGGCTTCTATTGTAGGAACAGATGTGCCAAAACTAAATGACAATTTTAAAATTTCTTTTACAGTACCCAATAAATTAATGCAGGACCAGTTTCTTAAAGGACGTCCAAAATTACTAAAGTTTTTGCGAGAGAAATTAAACAATTACGGAATTGACATTGCAACTGTTTTAAATGAAACTGTCGAAAAAAAATTCGCTTATACTCCACAAGAAAAGTATCATAAGTTAAAACAGAAAAATCCGCTTTTAGATAAGTTACGCCAAACTTTTGAGTTGGATTTGTAG
- a CDS encoding SulP family inorganic anion transporter has translation MTKKNTVKTFVNEIPKNLFSGFVVSLIALPLGLGLAIASGAPPISGIIAAIVGGTVVAIMGGSNITITGPGNGLVVVILGAITTLGNGDMQQGFLYTLAAIVISGIIMIILGFLRMGSLGDFFPASAIQGMLAAIGIGIFAKQIHVMLGDLHTKGSIIELLIKIPKGILNFIKTDDSSTFYAGFIGIASLLIMVFYSKIRNRYFQLIPAPMWIVVLSIGLYYYFDLFSAHKYPIHKDLLINLPDHILSNFAFPDFGKIYHADFINAVIAITLIASIESLLSIKAVDKLDPLKRRSNINKDIRALGIATVISGFLGGLNVVTVIARSSVNVNNKGSNRSANFFHAAFLVLFIVLFATELRKIPLPALAAILVFTGYKLASPKNIQKVFRIGREQLIIFTATLLITISTSLIIGILSGIIITFAIHIFINKDAMLFIKNALKPNVLMFKEDETYYVSVKNFSSFLNYTKLKTKLDQIPETQEAIIDFSLCDFIDHSVMENMSNYSATFERKGGHFEVIGLDDAKSGSKHPFAMRKLFPEKFVPKEGVLTKRQKSIQKISEEMHYTYDAFSDIEMKELPNFGYFKTRNIEKVSNVLSNEDCTMFDVQFSEGELIAKQVIKATMLHIHPKKTLPKFTLDKEGVFEYIYHFAGYKDIDIDAHPDFSKRFYLSGKNEEKIREYFTDELILFFESNKQYHIEATNVGLLVIDKERLASVKEIKALAYFGSGLQKIL, from the coding sequence ATGACAAAAAAGAACACGGTTAAAACATTTGTAAACGAAATTCCTAAAAATCTTTTTTCTGGCTTTGTAGTTTCTTTAATTGCGCTTCCTTTAGGTTTAGGCTTGGCTATAGCCTCTGGAGCACCACCAATTTCGGGAATTATTGCTGCAATTGTAGGCGGAACAGTAGTAGCCATTATGGGTGGTTCTAACATAACCATTACTGGGCCAGGAAATGGTTTAGTAGTAGTTATTTTGGGAGCAATTACAACACTTGGTAATGGAGATATGCAACAAGGTTTTTTATATACCCTTGCTGCCATAGTAATTTCTGGAATTATAATGATTATTCTCGGCTTTTTAAGAATGGGCTCTTTAGGAGATTTCTTTCCTGCTTCTGCCATACAAGGCATGCTAGCTGCCATCGGAATTGGAATTTTTGCCAAGCAAATTCATGTAATGCTTGGCGATTTACATACAAAAGGAAGTATTATTGAACTTTTAATTAAAATTCCTAAAGGGATTCTTAATTTTATAAAAACAGACGATTCTAGTACGTTTTATGCAGGGTTCATAGGAATTGCAAGTTTGCTTATCATGGTTTTTTACAGCAAAATTAGAAATCGATATTTCCAACTCATTCCTGCTCCTATGTGGATTGTGGTTTTAAGCATTGGTTTGTATTATTATTTTGATTTGTTTTCTGCTCACAAATACCCAATTCACAAAGATTTACTAATTAATTTACCAGACCATATTTTATCGAATTTTGCTTTTCCTGATTTTGGTAAAATTTACCATGCAGATTTTATTAATGCTGTAATTGCAATTACATTAATTGCCAGCATCGAAAGTTTGTTAAGCATAAAAGCTGTGGACAAATTAGATCCTCTAAAAAGACGATCGAACATTAATAAAGATATTAGAGCTTTAGGTATTGCAACCGTAATTAGCGGTTTTTTAGGCGGATTAAATGTAGTTACAGTAATTGCCAGAAGTTCTGTAAATGTAAATAATAAGGGTAGCAATAGATCTGCAAACTTTTTTCACGCTGCTTTTTTAGTACTTTTTATTGTTTTGTTCGCAACTGAATTACGCAAAATTCCTTTACCTGCTTTGGCGGCTATTTTAGTGTTTACAGGCTATAAATTAGCTTCTCCAAAAAACATTCAAAAGGTATTTCGAATAGGAAGAGAACAATTAATTATATTTACAGCAACACTTTTAATAACAATATCTACAAGTCTTATTATTGGTATTTTAAGCGGTATTATTATCACATTCGCAATCCATATTTTTATCAATAAAGATGCCATGCTTTTTATTAAAAATGCCTTAAAACCAAATGTACTAATGTTTAAAGAAGACGAGACATATTATGTGAGTGTAAAAAACTTTTCTTCTTTTTTAAATTATACAAAACTAAAAACAAAACTAGACCAAATTCCAGAAACACAAGAAGCCATAATCGATTTTTCTTTATGCGATTTTATAGACCATTCTGTAATGGAAAACATGAGTAATTATAGTGCAACTTTCGAAAGAAAAGGTGGGCATTTTGAAGTAATTGGTTTAGACGATGCCAAATCTGGAAGCAAACATCCGTTTGCGATGCGTAAATTATTCCCAGAAAAATTCGTTCCAAAAGAAGGTGTTTTAACCAAAAGACAAAAATCGATTCAAAAAATTAGCGAAGAAATGCATTATACCTATGATGCTTTTTCGGACATAGAAATGAAAGAACTACCAAATTTTGGCTATTTTAAAACTCGAAATATCGAAAAGGTTTCTAATGTACTTTCTAATGAAGACTGTACGATGTTCGATGTTCAGTTTTCGGAAGGAGAATTAATTGCAAAACAAGTAATTAAAGCAACCATGTTGCACATTCATCCTAAAAAAACACTTCCAAAATTTACACTAGATAAAGAAGGGGTTTTTGAATACATTTATCATTTTGCAGGATACAAAGATATAGATATAGATGCGCATCCAGATTTTAGCAAACGCTTTTATTTATCTGGAAAAAATGAAGAAAAAATTAGAGAATATTTTACAGATGAATTAATTTTGTTCTTCGAAAGTAACAAACAATATCATATTGAAGCCACAAATGTTGGTCTTTTAGTGATCGACAAAGAACGCTTGGCAAGTGTAAAAGAAATAAAAGCCCTCGCCTATTTTGGCTCTGGCTTGCAAAAAATACTATAA
- a CDS encoding cation:proton antiporter yields MLELAGIIILGILAQWVAWKFKIPAILPLILIGLLVGPIAAEFLSADGSKWIEPIWNGKKGLFPGESLYYFVSLAISIILFEGGLTLKRAEIKNVGPVITKLITVGSAITFFGAGIVAHYVFNLGWDLSFLFAGLIIVTGPTVITPILRNIPLKKDISTVLKWEGILIDPIGALVAVLVFEFISVGGGGGFTKTALIEFGKILLFGTTFGFTFAHALAYAINKKLIPHYLLNVVSLSTVLLVFVESEIFAHESGLLAVVVMGMVLGNGKLKNIKELLYFKESLSVLLISILFILLAANIDIEDLMLLYTWKTAILFAIVVFVIRPLAVFASTHNSKLKLNEKLFISWVGPRGIVAAGIASLFGSKLLKEGVEGAEYITPLVFMIVLGTVLLNATTARLFAKLVGVFLKSSNAILIVGASSPARLIAHYLKENDKRVVLIDSNKNFVQEANSMDLEAYAINIYDEDLTDNIELNDVGYLIAMTGSEAVNEYAISNFSESFGEHGAFRLATSKEIRNKTLNSRTQFLTPKDDYINLSEAFRDNPKIYEVEIETNDAYEAMLSKLFRESRSVPLFVKKDKEMYLIPEYEKLQEPKENCTLVYLGKPLEENKESIKSQEK; encoded by the coding sequence ATGTTAGAATTAGCAGGAATAATTATTTTAGGAATATTGGCGCAATGGGTAGCATGGAAATTTAAAATTCCGGCTATTTTACCCTTAATTTTAATAGGTTTGTTAGTAGGACCAATTGCAGCTGAATTTTTAAGTGCAGATGGTTCTAAATGGATTGAGCCTATTTGGAATGGTAAAAAAGGATTGTTTCCTGGAGAGAGTTTGTATTATTTTGTTTCACTTGCCATTAGTATTATACTTTTTGAAGGCGGATTGACCCTAAAAAGAGCCGAAATTAAAAATGTGGGCCCTGTAATTACAAAATTAATTACTGTTGGGTCTGCAATTACATTTTTCGGAGCAGGAATTGTTGCGCATTACGTTTTTAATTTGGGTTGGGACCTTTCCTTCCTTTTTGCAGGATTAATAATTGTAACAGGGCCTACTGTAATAACTCCAATTTTAAGAAACATTCCTCTAAAAAAAGATATTTCTACGGTTTTAAAATGGGAAGGCATTTTAATAGACCCAATTGGTGCTTTAGTGGCAGTATTGGTTTTCGAATTTATTAGTGTGGGAGGTGGAGGTGGATTTACCAAAACAGCTTTAATAGAATTTGGTAAAATTTTGCTATTTGGTACTACTTTTGGTTTTACATTCGCACATGCATTGGCATATGCCATCAATAAAAAATTAATTCCTCATTATTTATTAAACGTAGTTTCTTTATCTACTGTACTTTTAGTGTTTGTAGAATCTGAAATTTTTGCACACGAATCGGGTCTTTTAGCAGTGGTGGTTATGGGAATGGTTTTAGGAAACGGAAAGCTAAAAAACATCAAAGAACTATTATATTTTAAAGAATCTTTAAGTGTATTGTTAATTTCTATTCTGTTTATATTATTAGCAGCCAATATCGATATAGAAGATTTAATGTTGCTATATACCTGGAAAACAGCTATTTTATTCGCAATTGTGGTATTTGTAATTAGACCTTTGGCCGTTTTTGCAAGTACACATAACTCCAAATTAAAATTAAACGAAAAATTATTTATAAGTTGGGTAGGACCAAGAGGTATTGTGGCTGCAGGTATTGCTTCTTTATTTGGAAGTAAATTGCTAAAAGAAGGTGTAGAAGGTGCAGAATACATTACGCCTTTGGTTTTTATGATTGTATTAGGAACCGTACTTTTAAATGCTACCACAGCAAGATTATTTGCAAAATTAGTAGGTGTTTTCTTAAAAAGTTCGAATGCAATTTTAATTGTAGGAGCATCTAGCCCAGCAAGGTTAATTGCACATTATTTAAAAGAAAATGATAAAAGAGTAGTGTTGATTGATTCTAACAAAAACTTTGTTCAGGAAGCCAATAGTATGGATTTGGAAGCGTATGCGATTAATATTTATGATGAAGATTTAACAGATAATATCGAATTAAACGATGTGGGGTATTTAATTGCGATGACAGGGAGTGAGGCTGTAAATGAATATGCAATTAGTAATTTTTCTGAATCTTTTGGAGAACATGGGGCTTTTAGATTGGCAACTTCTAAAGAAATTAGAAACAAGACTTTAAATAGTAGAACTCAATTTTTAACTCCTAAAGACGATTATATTAATTTAAGTGAAGCATTTAGAGACAATCCTAAAATATACGAAGTAGAAATTGAAACAAATGATGCCTACGAAGCAATGCTTTCTAAGCTGTTTAGAGAATCGAGATCTGTACCTTTATTTGTTAAAAAAGACAAAGAAATGTACCTGATTCCAGAGTACGAAAAGTTACAAGAGCCTAAAGAAAACTGTACTTTGGTGTATTTAGGAAAACCTTTGGAAGAAAATAAAGAAAGTATAAAAAGTCAGGAGAAATAA